DNA from Rhodoligotrophos defluvii:
TGATGACGGTGAGCGGGCGGCGCAGGCCATCGTCGAGGACGGCGGCGAAGCGATCTACCTTCACCACGACGTCGCCGAGGAGAACGCCTGGGAGCGCGTGATCCAGGCCACCCTCGACCGTTTCGGCCGGGTTGACGTGCTGGTCAACAACGCTGGGGTCGGCTGGGGCGGACCGCCCGAGGAGGAGACGCTGGAGCGCTGGAACCGGTTGATGAGCATCAACCTGAATGGCGTCTTCCTCGGCACCAAGCACGCGATCCTGGCGATGAAGCGGGTCCCGCCAAAGGGCGGCTCGATCATCAATCTGTCGTCGATCGAAGGCTTGGTCGGCGATCCCAACCTCGGAGCCTACAACGCCTCCAAGGGCGGCGTGCGGCTCTACACCAAGTCGGTGGCGCTCTATTGCGCCAAGCAGGGGCTGGGCATCCGGGTCAATTCGATCCATCCCGGCTATATCTGGACACCGATGGTGGAGCATTATCTCCGCGAGCACGGCGGCGTCGAAGAAGGCCGCAAGGCGCTCGATACCCTGCACCCGATCGGCCATGTCGGCGAGCCCGACGACATCGCCTACGGCGTCGTCTATCTCGCTTCGGACGAGTCGAAGTTCGTGACTGGCGCCGAGCTAGTGATCGACGGCGGCTACACGGCACAGTAGATGGCGACAACGTCCTGGCATGAGAGCGTTCACGCATGCACGCCCGGAGGCCGGCACCGTGCCGGTCACAAGCCAGCCTGAGCAGGCGATGACCGACCCCCATTACCAACAGGCAGACACCGCAGCGCCGCCGCCGGCCGGCACCATGGAGTCTGACCGTACCGGGGCGGCTGCCGATCGGCCTTGGCACGCCCTTGCCGTTGACGAGGCGCTGCGGGATTTCGTGACCGGCCGCGACGGGCTGGAGGACAGCGAGGCCGTCCGGCGGCTCGCCGCGCACGGTCCCAACCGCTTGCCTGCAGCCAAGCCCCGGAGCGCATTTCGCCGCTTCCTCGCGCAATTTGACAACCTGCTGATCTATGTCCTCCTCG
Protein-coding regions in this window:
- a CDS encoding SDR family oxidoreductase, giving the protein MIRVQDKVALVTGAALGLGEASARMLAREGARVVLTDIKDDDGERAAQAIVEDGGEAIYLHHDVAEENAWERVIQATLDRFGRVDVLVNNAGVGWGGPPEEETLERWNRLMSINLNGVFLGTKHAILAMKRVPPKGGSIINLSSIEGLVGDPNLGAYNASKGGVRLYTKSVALYCAKQGLGIRVNSIHPGYIWTPMVEHYLREHGGVEEGRKALDTLHPIGHVGEPDDIAYGVVYLASDESKFVTGAELVIDGGYTAQ